A stretch of DNA from Molothrus ater isolate BHLD 08-10-18 breed brown headed cowbird chromosome Z, BPBGC_Mater_1.1, whole genome shotgun sequence:
AGTTTGTCATAGTCACAAATCCAAAACCTTTGCACTTGTTGGTGTTAAAGTCACGGATGACCTTCACATTGGTCACTGCTCCGAAGGGTCCAAACATCTGCCAGAGGATACTCTCATCAGCATCAGGGGCCAAGTTGTACACAAAAATGCACCACCCAGTTCCTGCATGTCCAGGGATATTAATTCCGGCCAAACTGGTCATTCCATCAATGGTCATTGGAGGGAACCTACTAAAGAATGAgggaaagcagaacagaatcATCATATAGCTGTTCACACAAAACCCCAGCaaagaaatgtcaaaataaaagaagagaatGATACTGAGCTTTTCACAGAATGAACATGTTGCTCAGACTAGAAAGATAAGATCAAAAATAGTTTTTGCCCCCTAACTGCGCAAATACTATGTAAAAAATTATACACAAGTAGGGAGAACAGTGCTAGGTATGTCTGAAATGATGTAACagaaaatcaaaaggaaagCATGCTATAAAACCAGTGAAGATTAGCAAGTAATTTGAAACAGGAATTCCATGGAACTTCTACAAAAGGCTTGTCTATTTCATGCAAAATGCATCAAAATGAACAATCTCAGCTGAAGTCTCAACATGCAAAAATCCAACATAAGTCTTACTGAAAAGTAAGAGTTtgcaaaatacttcaaaataatttggttGTTATGAACCAACTAATCCTTTATTACCTCTTTACTCCATAAGCTATGTTGAGCAGATTGTCCAACCTGCAAAACATTTAGCAACATGTTCAGTCTTAAGACTTTTCCACCCTTTAAGATTAAGGAAACTTGGCATATTACTGTCATATCCATTACACTGTACCAAACCTCATGCAATGTTAAAGTACCACCACTGAAAGAGCCATGGCACCTTATTACATCTGATAGTgaagacaaaacaaatattCTTTGTGGAGATGCTTATTGGGAAATAGGTAGCATCATCCACCATCTAAACCCCATGCTGCTACAATTCTTGTGTAGTAACCACCACATACTGTTACCATAACGTTACAGTCAGTGACCACATCAGTCAAGTTTTCCACATTACTAACCTGGTTGAGAAAAAAACTTTTACTAAGGTTTCTGACACGTTTGCGGACATGACTATCAAGACAGATGCAGTATTTTGGATCACTAGCAACTATTGTAACATAAACTCAAAAAGAAGATTTTGCATGTTCCTACTCCTTCTGGCAATCCCAGAATGTTGGGAGGCAGAAGGCTGAATTGGCTGAGCAGGACTAAGCAGAAAAAGTAAGTGTAAGGACAGTGGAGGCAAAGTCAGGTGGATATGGAAGGAATATAGAGCTATTGCTTGCcactggagggaaaaaatttGTGTGGCCAAAGCTCAACAGGAGTTGAAGCTTGCCAGCAATGTGGGGGAcaacaagtttttaaaaatgtcaatgTCAAAGAGCAGTCCAAAAATAACATCAGCCTGTTACAGAATGAAAATGGTCACCCCACAAACAAGGACACAAACAAGGCAGAGAAGTTTAATTCTTTCTTTGCCTTCATCTTTAATGTTGATGATGGGCTAAGAGGGTCCCAGTGTCTTGGGCTGTGAGAATGGTGAACAACCCTGAACATGTGTGGGATCTCCTGTTCCAACTGAGTCCCTCCAAATTTATGGGATTGGATGGGATTCATCCAAGGACACTCAAAGAACTGGCCAATGTCTTTGTGAGGTCTCtttcaatgatttttttcatgatcTTGGGAAGGTGGTGTTGACTGGAAGCTGGCTGACACTACCTCCATTTTCAGTAAGGGCAAGAAGGATGACCCTGGAAACTACAGGCCCATCaagtctcacttcagtgcctggtaAAATTATGGAGATTATTCTGGGAAGTACTGAAAAACACAATCACAGCCAGCGTGGCTTCAAGAGGGCAAAATCCTGCTTGTCAAACTTCAATTTCCTTTTATGACAGGATAACCCACCCAGCTGACCAAGGGAAGTTAGCTGATGCAATgtttttggatttcagtaaagccTTTGATACTGCCTCTCCcaggatccttctggacaaaatgtgcagcacacactgctggatAATGGATAAATGGATAAATGTATCATGGGatgggtgagcaactggctcaGGCACAAAGGGCtacagtgaatggggtgacaCCTGACTTGGTAACTGACACTACTGGGATTCCACAGGGATTCATTTTAGGCTCAGTGCTCTTTAGCATTTTCATAAATGACTTGGATGCAGGACTTAAAGAACATATACTTAGTAAATTTACCAATGACACTAAGTTGTTGGGAGGACTGCTGACTCCCCTTAAGGCAGAGGGAACTCTGCAGAACACCTTGACAAATGAGAGAGTTGGGCAATCACCAACTAACTACATGATATTTAAAAAGGCCAAGTGTCAGACTCTGCACCTGAGATGGGGCAAACCAAGATGTACAGAGAGACTGGGGAGTGAGACACTGAAAATCATGGCAAAGGACCTGGGGCTTCAGGTCAAGCTCAGAAAGCTGagcatgagtcagcagtgccctaGTACGCAAGGAAGGCCCCCACGTCCTGGagtgcatcaggcacagcatcacagtcaggcaagggaggggattgtcctgctctgctctggggcagcctcacctccagtgctgggggcagttccGGGTGACACAACATAAGAAAGATATAAAGCTATTAGAGTGTTCAAAGGAGGGCCAAGAAAATGGTGAAGGGTCTGAAGGGGAAATTGTacgaggagcagctgaggtcacctGGCTTGTTCAGCCCAGGGAGCCTGAAAGGTGGCTGGCCTCCTCACACTCTACatttccttgtgaggggaagaggagaggcaggcaCCGATCTCTGTGGTGACactgacaggacctgagggaatgcCCTGAATTTATGTCAGGGgagtttaggttggatattaggaaaaaggttcttcacccagagggtggctggacACTGGAATAGGATTCCTAGGACATGTCACCAAGCCTGCCAGGATTCAGGAAttgtttggacaatgccctcAAGCAATGGTGTGACTcttggtcctgtgcagggccaggagctgaactcaatgatccttgtgggtgccTTTCAATCCAGGATATCCTATGACGCTATGATTTTACCAGATGAAGTGTTTCTAtaatatacatacacacatatatattattttcaagatttttccATGTGGTTCTTGCCTCACCTTTCCCCAATTACAGAATGCCACAACTCTAAACCCTTCAAATAATCTAGCCAATATCTGAAATATACAGTGCATACCACTCCTATTGCCCTTATTCCTGCTTCTTTCAAGAAAAGTTCACCCTGAAGAAGCTCTTATTTCTTTCTGACAAATCACAAAGACATGAAAAAGTCTTATCATAGATCAAAACTCAATAAAATACGAGCTTAGGTAAAAAACATACACTTGATTTAGTTTTCCAGAGAGCACTGACTCTGCAATGAGCTGGGTTTGCAGAATACACTGACAAGAAACTACTGAACTCctaaaagagcagaaaaaggagattaaaaaatacCTGACTACTAGCAGTAGACAGTGTGGATGACTGAGGTCTACTGTCACTGACATGAGTGGTGGAAAGCAGGGTGAAGAGTTCTACAAACACCACCACTTATAGCTCCTTGTTACAAGGGCTGTCAGATGAGGACTTTATACAGTAATGGTATCACTTGTATGATTTTTCAGTTATCTTGACGACTTGAAAACACTCTGGAAATATTCTCAGAGACTTTCAgtggaaaatttttaaagacACTAAGTTATACATCTTATAGAAACTGAGGAACAATTATATAGATCTTCTTTTGAAAGTCTAGCCCAAGTTttcacttaagaaaaaaaaaggaagcattgTTTTGATCCTGTAACTTTTATTGTTAATACTGAAGAAGTTTTCAGGCCTCTGTCAACTATTAACAGAGATCGGGCAACTGCATCAGGTCATTGCCAGAGTATGTTGAATAAGCTTGTGACACAAATCCCATGATCTTATTTCACACAATGCACTTGACTCCATCCTGCAATTTCTGCCCCCAGACTTCTGTCTATAGAATAATGGCAAGTCTACTTTTATGCAATATTCAGAACACTGTTGTAAGCTATCCCTTTTATTACCTAGGAAATAGTAAGAAGAGCCacaaaaaagtaaagaaaatttgttttcccctctcctACAGCAGAACACCTACACCTCACACCTGTGAGATGCAGCAGATAACGCCAAAAAGctgaatagaagaaaaaatttaaaaattctaacAGAAGTGCAGGCCATGAACTCTTGAATATTTAGTATAAGCAAGCATAGCCAATGCAGTGCATTGGAAATTTGGTATATTCTCTTTGAAGCAAGCTGtcaactgtttttttcttgaaaaaaaagacaagagaTACTCTTCGAGTGTATTACTATTTAACACAACCCAGTCACACTGTTCAGgggcagagagagggaagaaaagatcacaaaaaaaaatcccaggtaCTCATGGATGTAGATAGTACAGTGTTTGTTTCACTTTGTTCTCACCATCAGTTCTTTTCAATACACTAAATAGCACAGGGAACTATATAGCAATAGTTTCAACATGATGGAAATGTAAGCCCTCaaaaagcacatgaaaaaatatGACAGCAATCTTCATTATGAAAAGTTGTAACAAGAAAGGACAAAGTATGGCATGGAGAACATAGACACcgaaacaggaaaaaaactgaaagccagaatgcagaggaaaaatgtAGGGTTAGATGAAGAGGAAGCTGGCTGTGGCATGCCATATGgctaagaaaaaaacactgtATCTCCTAGGTCAATATTAACTGAATCAACTTGCACATTAATCCAGAATAACCTAGGAAATGAAAAGtaatctttgaaaaaaaatttaagtgaCTGAGTACAAGAGAGATGTCACCTTGGTTTAACTAAGTATGCTTATTAGACACCGAAATGCTATCAACAGGATGGCATGCATTTTGGTTTTAGCTGTACTGTGGTAGCATAGCTGAAGTTCGACATTCACATGTTTCCTTCCCACACAGAAGTCAGACAAGCAGGAATGCACAAGAGTGGAGGCAGTCAAACAGGCCTTTGGGAACATGCAAATTTCAGCACACTTGTGAACATTATTTGACTTACCTAAAACGTTGAGCCTGCTGAGCTAGAGGGGCAGGATACCTTCTGTTTGGAGAATGGTACAGCTGGGAAAGAATGGCCTGATTGGTTTTTTGGCTTGGATTGTTAGCAAACTTTACAGTGATGGGCTCTGTGGCACCTGGAGGTTTCTGGCCATTCAAGCCCTTGATAGCTTCTTCTGCTTCAATTCGCTTGTCAAACCGGATAAACCCCACGCCCCGTGACACCCCTGCACAAGGTGAAAAAAGCACACAGTAATGAATTCACAGACTCCAGAATACTGCATATTAACTTTTACTTGTGTGGCCAATTGCTATGTTGATGGTCGAATGCTGTGAACACATGATAACTTTGAGCTTAACAGAACTGATTTCTAACATAAAGTAAGAATTTCCTACtgtaattttgatttaaatttttaatttaactgaTGTAAGACACATTTGTGTAAAGAGATTGTGAGTCTGAGGGAAAACAGTAGAAACAAATTTAGTGAGCCAAAGTAGAATTCAGAAACAAAGCAATTTTGTTGGATGGAGATGAACCCAAACCAGCTGCACTGTTACATCTGGTCAGCTCATGCTATTCTGCAGTACCTAAAGTAacaaaaattctgcaaataGCTTAGTTCTCTGCTCTCTAGCAGTAAAAGATGGCTTTTGCTCTCCTGCAGTATCCCCTGAAGGTCTCTTCAGAGCAAATATGCTCAGAGGATGATGATGTGCACATACTATATTGCAATAATGGGAATTATGGCCATGTTTTACCAGCCACTGGTGACCTCTGAGTAAAATACTTGGTTTCAGTCAATCACCATACATCACTAGGTGTTACTTTTGAAGGAAACTTTTCTTGATACAGAAAAGTCAAAGGCAACATGCAAAGGAATTCAAAAGTGTTTATGGAAGGTCTTAGGAACATCATGCATCAAAAATTCCAAGTGTCTTAGACATAAACATATTGAGCTACATTGGATACTTGAACCAATTAACATTAAAGCTACTAACAGCCAACATTAGTTAGATCAATGTTTTGTTGTAATATTTCAAGTGCCATTTAGAGCCCTTTTAAATTTTGGTTCATGAATAACCAGACGAGTTAAACATTTGTCCTCAACTGAGAAAGACATTAATGACAAGAAATGTATTCTCTTCATAAACAATGATTTAAGCCATCAAAAGTGACAATGAAGAAGCATAAGAAAGCTTTAAAGAGGCAAATGTCACAGCTTCaactttgcattttttatctGTCAGTTTGTGTCACAACCTTATTATTCATACCATTCTGAGCCTACTTCTTCCAAATTACTAAAAAGAAAGAGGCAAGAAAGCTTAAGCCTTAACAACAATCTATATGCCAGAAAGGATGCTACCAATAGCATGATTTATGAATATGAATAGAATTATAACACATATTAGAAGGTCAATTATATTTACTTACTGGTCCATTTGTTAAATGCCACCTATTTCTATGTATGAATATACAGGAACCTATTGTGAACAGCTATTTATTGCACACAGACTAGGAATGTGTCCCACAAATCTGCTATACCTACAAGTCAAGATTTGGCCTTTAGCTTTCTTTTCCAGGCCTCTCTACACCCTCAACAACTCAACCTATTAAAATACTCTCTAAGTACTATGTGTCAACATTGAGATTTCTTTTAACTTAGTGGAAGTCAAAGGAGTACACACAAGTTCCTCTAAAGGTCAGCCAAGACTCACATACTGGCAAGTGCAAACTTTTCAAAATAAGACAATTAAAAAACCTTATGACCTTCTACAGCTGAAAGCTGTTTGCCATCCAAGAGGATATGTAGCTTTGAAAAGGTacaactatttaaaaaaaaaaaatcaaacccagcTTATTCAGGGAATAATTATGGGAGTAAATTACTTCATCTGTCCCACCCCTTAATGCTCTGGAAGGGGGAGAGCTTGGAGAGTTCTCCAAACCTGCTTCTTTGTATGTCGTTCAATGCTCCTGTCATGTACTTGGGCTTTTCATTCAATTGCTTATTTCTGGCAGAAACCTCACAGCAGGTGATTCAGAAAACTATAAAGATGCTCAAGATCAGCCATCTGAGACAGCAAAAAACCACAGACATTACTATCCTAAGTCTGAAGAGTAACCACAAAGTGCCACTGACAACCACTACTTGATTGACGCACATACTATAATTATGCCAATAACCTGCTACACCTTATACTTTATGGCACAGGTAATCACAGAACTTATCTGCTCCTGAGGAACTCAAAGTTCACGTGTGTGCCCAAATTTAATGAGTTAGCCTTGAAAACAGTCTTAATAGCAACTGCCAGTCTGGGGCTTCTGTAATCCTAGCCTCAGAGAACCAGCTGTGCATTTCTGCATATAATCTtctttttaagaagaaaaagtttaatAGCATTTTGTAAGGCACTGAGAAACTATTTTCATACAGCAGCTTGGAAAGGAAGATTATGGAAGCTGTAAATTTGTTACAAGTCATCAAACAAGCTTCAGAACTGCACCTTCAGGGTGGAAATGACTCAAGCTGGCTCAGTACACTACACAGTCTATTTTTGTCCATGCATATTTATGAAcaattccaggagaaaaaagcattttctggcCTACATACACCTTTTATACATTATAGAGACAAGACTATTGTACGGAAAGGTGAAATATCTCGAACTGTGAGTCCATGAAAGGCCATGCAAAACTGCCTACTTACCAGTGACTTGATCAACCAGAATACGAGAAGTAATAATACGTCCATATTGGGAAAAGAGCTGTTCCAGTTCTTTCTGGGTCATTGTTTTTGGAAGTCCACTAACATACAAATTTGCATCTCTGATAGAAGCTGAACTTGGTCGTGCATAAGAAaccttagaaaaaaaaacataaaaaaatcctAGAAAACAAACACTTTAAAACCAGCTAAAATAGGACAGTGTTATCTGTTCTGAGACATAAAAACATCTCCAACAGCAGACAGAACAGTTACTTTGCAAAGCCAgttcagtgggtttttttgtttggggttttttggtttgtttttttttttttttttggttttggaggtttttttgggagCTAGCTTCCAAAACACAGAAGGAATGCAACTTAGACTACACAGGAGCAGCCGACTATGTGAATTCATATATAAAAAGTACTTccaaataaatgagaaaaagctAGGTACATATTCCAGCAGGTCTTGGTGGAGAAAGCGTATGATTAAAGTGATAAATTTAAGAAGTTCTATGAATGCCCCATGTTCCATGAAGTCTCAttaaaaagcagtaaaacatACCAGGAATTAAGATTTCAGTGTGATATGTAGGCCAAAGGCACAGAAAGACAGTCTGAAACACTTATAGGtttgcaagtatttttaaagtgctgTGTCTTTTGTACATGTTGAGCTTGCTACCAAATGACTCATAATGACAATCATTTATGAGATCAAGATAAACTCTGCTAGATCACTTTCACAGGCCTGAGAATGAATGGCAGAAGTAGGACTCCAACCTGTATTTTGCCTGCTCAGCAGCTTTTCAATTTCTGCAACAGAGGCCTTAAAAACAAATGCCATTTATAGGAAATTCTTGGATCCTTTTGGACAGAAGTTTTTTACCTGCTGCCTTGACATGTCAGTCAAAATTTTTTGAGGTGATTAAGTAGATTCTTTGACCTTCAGACACATGCTACAAAACAGCACTTTCACTACTTCCTACTGAAGTTTGTACAAGTGGTGTTACTACAAGAATGATTAGGACAGAACATCTGTGCTTCTCCAACACGACAAAATACTTCATCTAGGCTTTTCACCTATGTAAaacataaaagtaaaaatgatCCTCAAGAAGTAGTCAGATTtatctcctttccttccctcccccttcaTGTACTATTAGCCAATACTGGGCAACTGGAACTTGATTCTGTCATTCTTTTTGCCTAATtctttgatatttattttcaaatcctTCCTGTCTCATTTCTGCACAGACCAGCATACTCTTAAGACTGCTATGGAAGCAAAACAGAAGACAACATGCCGGAGATGAAATAAGCAGTACCCTGAACACTGCTGTGATCCTTCAAGTTCCACCCAGAGGCTTTGTGCAAGGTACCTTTGTGCTAGTTGAGGAGGACTGACCTCAAAAACTTGCAGCTATCCAGCATGGAACCTTGTAAGTCACACTGCCTTGTTCTTCCCACTTGAGAGCCACACAAAAGCTAAAGGCCTATGATCAAAGCTACAGGAAAACAGAGTCAAGTGTGCCAGCATTCAGCCAATGAAGCACAAAGACAGTGACAGTTACCCTTTTGGAATGAACAAACTTGTTCTACTTGCCCATTTAGCCCTGAGCTTCTTTAAGAAATAAACTTCCATGCCTCAGTTGGCAGGATTTTAAGGAGACTCAAGGCCAAGGAATGGAGACAGACTGCCTGGGCAACAGGACTAGTCCTAGTAATATCTTGAATGACCAAAGCCACGCAGACGCTGTCTTTCAAGGGGGAGTTCACACTGCTGGACACATGCTGccacata
This window harbors:
- the ELAVL2 gene encoding ELAV-like protein 2 isoform X7, which codes for METQLSNGPTCNNTAHGSATINNCSSSVDSGNTEDSKTNLIVNYLPQNMTQEELKSLFGSIGEIESCKLVRDKITGQSLGYGFVNYVNPKDAEKAINTLNGLRLQTKTIKVSYARPSSASIRDANLYVSGLPKTMTQKELEQLFSQYGRIITSRILVDQVTGVSRGVGFIRFDKRIEAEEAIKGLNGQKPPGATEPITVKFANNPSQKTNQAILSQLYHSPNRRYPAPLAQQAQRFRLDNLLNIAYGVKSRFPPMTIDGMTSLAGINIPGHAGTGWCIFVYNLAPDADESILWQMFGPFGAVTNVKVIRDFNTNKCKGFGFVTMTNYDEAAMAIASLNGYRLGDRVLQVSFKTNKTHKA
- the ELAVL2 gene encoding ELAV-like protein 2 isoform X4 encodes the protein MAVRLCDVASLLRSGSWAAEPWTGVIAAMETQLSNGPTCNNTAHGSATINNCSSSVDSGNTEDSKTNLIVNYLPQNMTQEELKSLFGSIGEIESCKLVRDKITGQSLGYGFVNYVNPKDAEKAINTLNGLRLQTKTIKVSYARPSSASIRDANLYVSGLPKTMTQKELEQLFSQYGRIITSRILVDQVTGVSRGVGFIRFDKRIEAEEAIKGLNGQKPPGATEPITVKFANNPSQKTNQAILSQLYHSPNRRYPAPLAQQAQRFRLDNLLNIAYGVKRFPPMTIDGMTSLAGINIPGHAGTGWCIFVYNLAPDADESILWQMFGPFGAVTNVKVIRDFNTNKCKGFGFVTMTNYDEAAMAIASLNGYRLGDRVLQVSFKTNKTHKA
- the ELAVL2 gene encoding ELAV-like protein 2 isoform X3 codes for the protein MAVRLCDVASLLRSGSWAAEPWTGQVIAAMETQLSNGPTCNNTAHGSATINNCSSSVDSGNTEDSKTNLIVNYLPQNMTQEELKSLFGSIGEIESCKLVRDKITGQSLGYGFVNYVNPKDAEKAINTLNGLRLQTKTIKVSYARPSSASIRDANLYVSGLPKTMTQKELEQLFSQYGRIITSRILVDQVTGVSRGVGFIRFDKRIEAEEAIKGLNGQKPPGATEPITVKFANNPSQKTNQAILSQLYHSPNRRYPAPLAQQAQRFRLDNLLNIAYGVKRFPPMTIDGMTSLAGINIPGHAGTGWCIFVYNLAPDADESILWQMFGPFGAVTNVKVIRDFNTNKCKGFGFVTMTNYDEAAMAIASLNGYRLGDRVLQVSFKTNKTHKA
- the ELAVL2 gene encoding ELAV-like protein 2 isoform X6, which translates into the protein MAVRLCDVASLLRSGSWAAEPWTGQVIAAMETQLSNGPTCNNTAHGSATINNCSSSVDSGNTEDSKTNLIVNYLPQNMTQEELKSLFGSIGEIESCKLVRDKITGQSLGYGFVNYVNPKDAEKAINTLNGLRLQTKTIKVSYARPSSASIRDANLYVSGLPKTMTQKELEQLFSQYGRIITSRILVDQVTGVSRGVGFIRFDKRIEAEEAIKGLNGQKPPGATEPITVKFANNPSQKTNQAILSQLYHSPNRRYPAPLAQQAQRFRFPPMTIDGMTSLAGINIPGHAGTGWCIFVYNLAPDADESILWQMFGPFGAVTNVKVIRDFNTNKCKGFGFVTMTNYDEAAMAIASLNGYRLGDRVLQVSFKTNKTHKA
- the ELAVL2 gene encoding ELAV-like protein 2 isoform X1; the encoded protein is MAVRLCDVASLLRSGSWAAEPWTGQVIAAMETQLSNGPTCNNTAHGSATINNCSSSVDSGNTEDSKTNLIVNYLPQNMTQEELKSLFGSIGEIESCKLVRDKITGQSLGYGFVNYVNPKDAEKAINTLNGLRLQTKTIKVSYARPSSASIRDANLYVSGLPKTMTQKELEQLFSQYGRIITSRILVDQVTGVSRGVGFIRFDKRIEAEEAIKGLNGQKPPGATEPITVKFANNPSQKTNQAILSQLYHSPNRRYPAPLAQQAQRFRLDNLLNIAYGVKSRFPPMTIDGMTSLAGINIPGHAGTGWCIFVYNLAPDADESILWQMFGPFGAVTNVKVIRDFNTNKCKGFGFVTMTNYDEAAMAIASLNGYRLGDRVLQVSFKTNKTHKA
- the ELAVL2 gene encoding ELAV-like protein 2 isoform X2 — encoded protein: MAVRLCDVASLLRSGSWAAEPWTGVIAAMETQLSNGPTCNNTAHGSATINNCSSSVDSGNTEDSKTNLIVNYLPQNMTQEELKSLFGSIGEIESCKLVRDKITGQSLGYGFVNYVNPKDAEKAINTLNGLRLQTKTIKVSYARPSSASIRDANLYVSGLPKTMTQKELEQLFSQYGRIITSRILVDQVTGVSRGVGFIRFDKRIEAEEAIKGLNGQKPPGATEPITVKFANNPSQKTNQAILSQLYHSPNRRYPAPLAQQAQRFRLDNLLNIAYGVKSRFPPMTIDGMTSLAGINIPGHAGTGWCIFVYNLAPDADESILWQMFGPFGAVTNVKVIRDFNTNKCKGFGFVTMTNYDEAAMAIASLNGYRLGDRVLQVSFKTNKTHKA
- the ELAVL2 gene encoding ELAV-like protein 2 isoform X5: MAVRLCDVASLLRSGSWAAEPWTGQVIAAMETQLSNGPTCNNTAHGSATINNCSSSVDSGNTEDSKTNLIVNYLPQNMTQEELKSLFGSIGEIESCKLVRDKITGQSLGYGFVNYVNPKDAEKAINTLNGLRLQTKTIKVSYARPSSASIRDANLYVSGLPKTMTQKELEQLFSQYGRIITSRILVDQVTGVSRGVGFIRFDKRIEAEEAIKGLNGQKPPGATEPITVKFANNPSQKTNQAILSQLYHSPNRRYPAPLAQQAQRFSRFPPMTIDGMTSLAGINIPGHAGTGWCIFVYNLAPDADESILWQMFGPFGAVTNVKVIRDFNTNKCKGFGFVTMTNYDEAAMAIASLNGYRLGDRVLQVSFKTNKTHKA